A stretch of the Sphingobacterium thalpophilum genome encodes the following:
- a CDS encoding nSTAND3 domain-containing NTPase → MNYNLEVLNDKEFESLSKDLLEKVLEFRLQNFKTGKDGGIDLRYSTHNLNEIIVQAKAYTKSTYANLKSTLKKEKEKMAILSPQPVRYILTTTCDLSAKQVNEIVTIMHPYVTSAQDIYGRDRIESLISNHHDIEKKYYKLWLTSTNVLKTILHNGQQSQSDFQRTKILKNASLYVPTKNLQNAIDKLNENKFVIISGEPGVGKTTLAYILICDLLGNGYELINIDEKISDALHLLSEDPETKQVLFFDDFLGANINAILNPKNTENKIISLIEQIESSKNKFLILTSRTTILNQAKDNYEHFARQKFDKRSKYELVLNNYTLLDKAKIVYNHLYFNNMADEYKTHFFDNKSYLKIIEHKNYFPRLIEFITDQKNYDHEYYTTVDEFIFKNLDNPREIWKIAFERQLEDEDRFLLLSLFSFAKTRVRHDELEHAFNCRYNYEIRENGIHKKLDPFNRSLKKLLGSFASSIKTKDGTNEYQLLNPSIADFLINYLKKSNEERNRVLFSISSPNQLLGYFDRIREDKIILDDYFIKEYYPTFINCLNNVMNKHYGHVIFDILYCLDQFFSPKTINDTNTFIKYFNDLLNLEYQAYVFSPRLITILKSVKSCYPENIIKIVTDNWNLLMFLVIKNAYESDHLSEVRELHELYAIDLFKTISVQEIKEELTLKINSLFDEYVKDYELVVSDDDVLKTYHDTDETYTRSYINDKYWESYDSFFTDCGLIDFYENFDHDLDIDSYSLLHKILERYSYEEDDYRSEISHDKDYSRNEEIQMIEDLFEK, encoded by the coding sequence ATGAATTATAATCTCGAAGTATTAAATGACAAAGAATTTGAGAGCTTGTCCAAGGATTTGCTTGAAAAAGTACTAGAATTTCGACTTCAAAATTTTAAAACAGGCAAAGACGGAGGGATTGATTTAAGATATTCAACCCATAATCTTAATGAGATTATCGTTCAAGCTAAGGCATATACGAAATCTACGTATGCTAATTTAAAATCAACATTAAAAAAGGAGAAAGAAAAAATGGCTATACTTTCTCCTCAACCTGTAAGATATATATTAACAACAACCTGCGATTTATCTGCAAAACAAGTCAATGAGATTGTCACCATAATGCATCCATATGTTACCTCAGCGCAAGATATTTATGGACGAGATAGAATCGAATCGCTGATCAGTAATCATCATGATATTGAAAAAAAATATTACAAGCTTTGGCTTACGAGTACAAATGTTCTAAAGACTATACTACATAATGGACAGCAATCGCAGTCAGATTTTCAAAGAACTAAAATATTAAAGAATGCCAGTCTTTATGTACCCACGAAAAACCTACAAAATGCTATTGACAAATTAAATGAGAATAAATTTGTAATAATTTCAGGAGAACCCGGAGTTGGAAAAACAACGCTAGCTTATATTTTAATATGTGACTTACTTGGAAACGGGTATGAACTAATCAATATTGATGAGAAAATCAGCGACGCATTACATTTATTGTCCGAAGATCCTGAAACTAAACAGGTTCTTTTTTTTGATGATTTTTTGGGAGCAAACATTAATGCGATACTTAATCCGAAAAATACGGAGAATAAAATTATTAGCCTTATTGAACAGATAGAATCATCAAAAAACAAATTTCTTATATTAACTTCAAGAACTACTATTCTTAATCAAGCTAAAGATAATTATGAGCATTTTGCACGTCAAAAATTCGATAAGAGATCTAAGTATGAGCTTGTATTAAACAATTACACTCTTTTAGATAAAGCCAAAATTGTATACAACCACCTTTACTTTAACAATATGGCTGATGAATATAAGACTCATTTTTTTGATAACAAAAGCTATTTAAAAATTATTGAACATAAAAATTATTTCCCAAGGTTAATTGAATTCATTACTGACCAAAAGAACTATGACCATGAATATTATACCACAGTGGATGAATTCATCTTTAAAAATTTGGACAATCCTCGTGAAATATGGAAAATTGCATTCGAACGGCAGCTTGAGGATGAAGACAGGTTTTTATTATTATCACTTTTTTCTTTTGCAAAAACTCGCGTACGGCATGATGAGCTCGAGCATGCGTTCAACTGCCGATATAACTACGAAATTCGGGAAAATGGAATACATAAAAAATTAGATCCTTTTAATAGATCTTTAAAAAAATTATTAGGAAGTTTTGCCTCATCTATAAAAACAAAAGATGGAACCAACGAATATCAACTTTTAAATCCATCAATCGCTGATTTTCTAATAAACTATCTAAAAAAAAGCAATGAGGAAAGAAATAGAGTACTTTTTTCGATAAGTTCTCCCAACCAACTTCTAGGTTATTTCGACAGGATAAGAGAAGATAAGATAATTCTCGATGATTATTTCATAAAAGAATACTATCCAACGTTCATTAATTGCTTAAATAACGTAATGAACAAACATTACGGCCATGTAATTTTTGACATATTATATTGCCTAGATCAATTTTTTAGCCCTAAAACAATTAATGACACAAATACTTTCATAAAATATTTCAACGACCTATTAAACTTAGAATATCAGGCTTATGTCTTTTCTCCACGGCTAATTACCATTCTTAAAAGTGTTAAATCCTGTTATCCCGAAAATATAATCAAAATAGTCACTGATAACTGGAATCTTTTAATGTTTTTAGTAATAAAAAATGCATATGAATCAGATCATCTCTCAGAGGTTAGAGAACTTCACGAACTCTACGCAATTGATTTATTCAAAACAATAAGTGTTCAAGAAATAAAGGAGGAGCTGACCCTTAAAATCAACAGCTTGTTCGATGAATATGTCAAAGATTATGAATTAGTAGTATCTGACGATGATGTGCTAAAGACATATCACGACACAGATGAAACCTATACAAGATCTTATATCAACGATAAGTATTGGGAATCATATGACTCTTTCTTCACTGATTGTGGACTTATAGATTTCTATGAAAATTTCGATCATGATTTAGATATTGACTCTTACAGTTTATTACATAAAATTTTAGAACGTTATAGTTATGAAGAAGACGATTATAGATCGGAAATCTCACATGATAAAGACTATAGTCGTAATGAAGAAATTCAAATGATTGAAGACTTATTTGAAAAATAA
- a CDS encoding ATP-binding protein — protein MSEQKSPINAQVVSVFPDKIKIVVDNLEDFKIAEESLKVGSYLKIEDNENAILIAVIENFQITVSDLGVNTHLIEAFPLGILRANKFERGGDSLAIPPKEVQPATIQEIKKIYESSIDKEESFCFATLSTNPNVSIPVNGNKFFNKHIAVVGSTGSGKSHTLSTLIQHAISEKNGEFSLNNSHIIIFDIHSEYSTAFPKANYIDTNNLVLPYWLLNSEELEEFFLDTEANDHNQRYIFKESIVKNRKENFNGPETEKAKIHYDSPIFFDIHKVLQDANEKNTELIDTGEVYASGTKKGEPKTTQGSLYGKLTNFVNRLENKINDTRLEFLIGEKSKKQTFEQTIENLLSYKSNNRSNVTIIDLSGVPFEVLSITVSLISRLIFEYGYFYKRLRSKIDKTEKVNNDIPVLLVYEEAHKYVPNIDLSKFRSSKKSIERIAKEGRKYGVTLLLASQRPSEISETIFSQCNNFISMRLTNPVDQNYVKKLLPDTLGSLIDKMTSFKQGEALIVGESIVIPSIVQINKCSPEPSSSDIPYWKLWKDEWKNLDIKALKEEWNK, from the coding sequence ATGTCTGAACAAAAATCCCCAATTAATGCTCAGGTTGTATCAGTATTCCCTGACAAAATAAAAATAGTAGTTGATAATTTAGAGGATTTTAAAATAGCAGAAGAATCCTTGAAAGTAGGTTCGTACCTTAAAATAGAAGACAATGAAAACGCTATTTTGATAGCAGTTATTGAAAATTTTCAAATTACTGTCAGTGATTTGGGCGTAAATACGCATCTGATAGAAGCTTTCCCATTAGGAATCTTAAGAGCTAACAAATTTGAGAGAGGTGGGGATTCTCTTGCAATCCCACCGAAAGAGGTACAGCCAGCTACTATTCAAGAAATAAAAAAAATTTATGAAAGTTCCATCGATAAAGAGGAATCATTTTGTTTCGCGACGTTATCTACAAATCCTAATGTAAGTATTCCGGTAAATGGCAATAAATTTTTCAACAAACATATTGCCGTTGTCGGTTCGACAGGTTCTGGAAAATCCCATACGCTATCTACTTTAATTCAACATGCTATTTCCGAAAAAAATGGGGAATTTTCTTTAAATAATTCTCATATAATAATTTTTGATATTCACTCAGAATATTCTACAGCATTTCCTAAGGCCAACTATATTGATACAAATAATTTAGTTTTACCATATTGGCTTCTAAATAGTGAAGAATTAGAAGAGTTTTTCTTAGACACTGAAGCAAACGATCATAATCAACGCTATATTTTTAAAGAGTCTATAGTCAAAAATCGCAAAGAGAATTTCAACGGCCCAGAAACAGAGAAAGCAAAGATTCACTATGACTCCCCTATTTTTTTTGATATTCATAAGGTCCTGCAAGATGCAAATGAAAAAAACACAGAACTAATTGACACGGGAGAAGTATACGCCTCTGGAACAAAAAAAGGAGAGCCCAAAACTACGCAAGGAAGCCTTTACGGAAAACTCACAAACTTTGTTAACAGACTTGAAAACAAAATTAATGATACACGTTTAGAATTTTTAATAGGTGAAAAATCAAAAAAACAGACATTTGAACAAACTATAGAAAATCTCTTAAGTTACAAATCCAATAATCGATCAAACGTAACTATTATTGATTTAAGTGGTGTCCCATTTGAAGTATTATCTATCACGGTATCGCTTATTTCGAGACTAATCTTTGAGTATGGTTATTTTTACAAAAGATTAAGGTCTAAAATTGATAAGACAGAAAAAGTCAATAATGATATCCCTGTCCTACTCGTATATGAGGAAGCTCATAAATATGTTCCCAATATAGATCTTTCCAAATTTCGATCATCGAAAAAATCAATCGAAAGAATCGCAAAAGAGGGTCGCAAATATGGAGTGACTTTATTATTGGCGAGTCAACGACCCTCCGAAATTTCAGAAACTATTTTTTCTCAATGCAACAATTTTATATCAATGAGACTAACAAATCCTGTTGATCAAAACTACGTTAAAAAGCTTTTGCCTGACACACTGGGTAGTCTGATTGACAAAATGACTTCATTTAAGCAAGGTGAGGCGCTCATCGTAGGGGAATCTATTGTAATTCCATCTATTGTCCAAATAAATAAATGTTCTCCCGAACCTTCTTCAAGCGATATACCTTATTGGAAATTATGGAAAGATGAATGGAAAAACTTAGATATAAAAGCGTTAAAGGAAGAATGGAATAAATAA
- a CDS encoding DUF4297 family anti-phage-associated protein — protein MADRSAIDTIKGYFYQFDYTILSLLKLSQDTDAITIEGIEDIDISTATEESAIQCKYYSKTEYNHSVIAEPIRWMLSHFAEYKKGKAPEIKYILRGHYKSGHDKLSLPINTQFLKTHFLTYNRTVKEVKKTFEHHNILGLTDTDLQEFIKVLEIDINAEDFENQYKEIVQLLKSYYSCSEFTAEHFFYNNALRAVKELSIKKSLKSRRVNKADFFQLIDKRQILFHEWFVIKNGEKKHFANLKKEFFTFLNVSSFERIFIIEIDTNQYTRVELKELIFIISKKWSKISKREPKPFCPYIYIHNINEKELIELKKELLSEDFKFIDGYNFNGADFNPSSIVQRADYSNQIKIKFINKITFIDGVLKATKGTKELYQFYLKQPFYQNDQASIKHIQIQINQLSNIKNII, from the coding sequence ATGGCAGATAGATCAGCAATTGATACTATAAAAGGTTATTTTTACCAATTCGATTATACTATTCTTAGTTTATTGAAGTTATCGCAAGATACAGATGCCATCACTATAGAAGGCATTGAAGATATAGATATATCGACAGCTACAGAAGAATCCGCAATCCAGTGTAAGTATTATTCAAAAACGGAGTATAATCATTCTGTTATTGCCGAACCTATTAGATGGATGTTATCTCATTTTGCTGAGTACAAAAAGGGGAAGGCGCCCGAAATCAAATATATATTACGAGGTCATTATAAATCAGGACATGACAAATTATCCTTGCCCATAAACACTCAATTCCTAAAAACTCATTTCTTAACATATAACCGAACTGTTAAAGAAGTGAAAAAAACTTTTGAGCATCATAACATTTTAGGGCTCACAGATACAGACCTCCAGGAATTTATAAAGGTCCTAGAGATTGATATTAATGCCGAAGACTTTGAAAACCAATATAAAGAAATAGTCCAGCTCCTTAAATCTTACTATTCTTGCTCGGAATTTACCGCAGAACATTTTTTTTATAACAATGCGTTAAGGGCGGTCAAAGAATTGAGTATAAAAAAATCTCTTAAATCAAGAAGAGTTAATAAAGCTGATTTTTTTCAATTGATTGATAAAAGACAAATCCTTTTTCATGAATGGTTCGTAATCAAAAATGGAGAAAAAAAGCATTTTGCCAATCTGAAAAAGGAATTTTTCACATTTCTAAATGTATCATCTTTTGAAAGAATATTTATTATTGAAATCGATACAAACCAATATACTAGAGTTGAACTTAAGGAGTTGATTTTCATTATATCAAAAAAATGGTCAAAAATATCTAAGAGAGAACCGAAGCCTTTCTGCCCCTACATTTACATACACAATATAAATGAAAAAGAATTAATTGAACTAAAGAAGGAACTTTTATCTGAAGACTTTAAATTTATTGACGGATATAATTTTAATGGAGCTGATTTCAACCCGTCTTCAATTGTTCAAAGAGCTGATTATAGCAACCAAATAAAAATAAAATTTATAAATAAAATAACATTTATAGATGGAGTTCTGAAGGCTACAAAAGGTACTAAAGAATTATACCAATTCTATTTAAAACAGCCTTTCTACCAAAATGACCAAGCTTCAATTAAGCATATTCAAATTCAAATAAATCAGTTAAGCAATATTAAAAATATCATATAA